The sequence CTAGGCGTTCATCAAGTTTATTTGATGTTACATATTTACCCTCTGTACCTGATAGCGGGCCATCATTTACGCTAAATACTACGCTTAAAGTTGGCTCTTCTATATGAAGTGGATCAAGTGGCATTGGTGAGTTAGGATCTACTACGCTATCTCCTACATCAAGAGCATCAAATCCGGCAATTGCTACGATATCTCCGCTACTTGCTGTATCTATATCTGTGCGTTCAAGTCCTAAAAATCCAATAAGTTTGCTAATTCTACCTGTGGTTTTGCTACCATCTGCTTTAGCTAGCATTACATTTTGGTTTTTGCTAATTGTGCCATTAAAAATTCTTGCAATACCGATTTTACCTACATAATTATCATAATCTAGTGTGAAAACTTGAAGTTGTAGTGGATTTTCATCTTTGCCACTTGGAGCTGGAACATGATTTATAATAGTTTCAAATAAAGGCTCCATATCGGTATTTTCATCTTCTAGCTTATGTTTAGCATAGCCATTTTTTGCTGCAGCATATACGATTGGGAATTCAAGCTGTTCATCATTGGCATCAAGTGCAACAAATAGATCAAAAATCTCATTGATAACTCTATCAGGATCGCCAGCTGGTTTATCGATTTTATTTACTACAACGATTGGGCGAAGACCTAAAGATAGGGCTTTTTTTACAACGAATTTGGTTTGTGGCATTACGCCTTCTTGTGCATCTACAAGAAGTAAAACTCCATCAACCATCTTTAAAACACGCTCAACCTCACCACCAAAGTCGGCGTGTCCTGGAGTGTCGATGATATTGATTTTATAATCTTTATAGCGAATAGCTGTATTTTTGCTAAGAATTGTGATACCACGCTCACGCTCGATATCATTGCTATCCATAACTCTTTCACCTATATTTTGGTGTTCTGTAAATGTGCCTGATTGTTTAAGTAGCTCATCTACCATTGTTGTTTTACCGTGGTCAACGTGTGCGATGACGGCGATATTTCTGATATTTTCCACTAGATTTTCCTTAAATATTTTCAAATTTTTAGGGGCGATTATATCTAAAAGTTGCTAAATTTGCTTTGAATTTAATAAAGATAATATAAAGCCTAAAATTTGGAATAGAATTTGCTATATAAGGCCAAAATTCTTAAACTAGGATAGCAAATGCAAGGTTTAAACGAAGCGCTATTAAGCTCAAGTAATTCCACTCAAGTCCAAAGCAAACCTGTTAAAACTGAACAAAATGAAGGCAATGATAGCTTTTATAAAATGATTGAAAATAGCGTAAAAGAGTATGAAGATTCTAAAGCTTCACAAAACTCTCAAGAAAATAATCAATCAAAATCGCAAGAACAAAGCACCAATCAAACCACACAAGGCTCTAGTACAAACTCTAGCGATAAAACTGCTCAAAACTCTAATCAAACAAATAGCGCTAAAACCGATAGCTCACAAAGCGATAAAATGGTTCAAAATAGCACTTCAAATTCAGCCCAAAGTAGTCAAAATACAGATGAGATTATGCTAGAAAATGCTGATTTTATAACGCTTTTAAGCCTTTTAGAAGCTAGTGATGGTAGCACTAAAACAGGCGCTAATCTGCTAAGTTCAAGCTTAAATAAATTCTTAGCTACTGAACAAAATATCAAAGAGCTAAAAGGGGCTAAAAATCTGCAAGAATTGCTAAATTTAAGTGAAAAATTTGGCCTAGGTCTAAGCAAAATAAAAATCTCAAAAGATGGTCTTGAAGCACTAAAAAATGAGTTTAAAAACCTAAATGCTAAAGGGTTTTTTAATCAAATTACAGCACTAAATCAAGCTATTGATTTAAATGTAATTACTAAAAAAGATATAGAAAAGGCACTTCAAAAAACACAAAAAGATGATAAAAGTGTCTTAAGCAAACTAATGCAAGGTCAAAGTGTAGAACTAAGCGATGATATAAATTCAGTCAAAAAGCTACATCCAGAAGCTAAAATCGATACTCAAAAAATCACCCAAAAGCTTGCTCAAACTGCTGAGCAAAAGCTAAATCAACCTTTTGAGCTAAATAAAGAGATTAAAGATACTAAAACTACTACAACAACTACACCAAATGCTACAAAATCTCAAAGCATATCTAGCATTGATGATTATTTAGCAAATATTATGCAACGAGCAATGAAAGAAAGTAGCGAACAAAGTGCCAAAGCGGCTATGGCAGCTACTACTGATTTAGCTAGTAGCAGTGTAGAGACAAGTTTAAGTGAACAAACCACTCAGGGCATAGAGCCAACTAGCCAAACAAATTCTCAGGTAAAAGATATTGTAAATAGTGCTAAATTAAATGCTAAAGAGTTAAATTTAAGACAGGTTTTTGATAATTTTACAACTCAGCTTCAAGAAAAAATTAGCGAATACAAGCCGCCAATTACAAGATTTCACCTAACGCTAAATCCAGGAAATTTAGGCGAAGTCGAGATTACTCTAATTAATCGTGGCTCAAATTTGCATATAAATTTTAACTCCAACAATCAAACTATGCAGCTATTTATGCAAAACCAGGCTGAATTTAGAACCAGCCTTGTAAATATGGGTTTTAGTGAGTTATCAATGAGCTTTAATGATAATGCTAATAAAGAACAAAGCCAAGGTCAAAATAAAAAGGCAAAATTTGTTAGTGAAGATAGCGAGCTAACAGAAATAGCTCAAAATGAAGAGAGTGTTTTAGAAGTAATACTACCAAAGTATTTCTAAATTTGGAATGCAAATTGCTTTAAAGTAAAAATGTAAGAAAAAATTAGGAGAGCATCATGGCAACATCTATTAATCAAACACCGCAATTTACCACTGATATCTGGGCTGCGAATGAGGCTGCACAAAAGGCTAGCAATGTAACAGGTGGAGTAAATCCAAATTCGCAATTAGATAAAGATGCTTTCTTGAAGCTTTTATTAGTTGAGTTGCAACACCAAGACCCAACCGAGCCGATGGATAGCGCAAAAATGCTAGAACAAACCAGTCAGCTAGCTACAGTTGAAATGCAAGAAAAAACCAACCAAGTTATGAGCCAATTAAGCGCGCAGATGCAAGCAAGTGCTTCACTAAATGCTATGAGTGCATTAGGCAAGATGGCAAATCTAGCTAACTCAGTAGCCAAAGATACGCCATCATCTCAGGTTGATTTTAGTCTATTCTTCCCAGTTGATGCAGTTAGCGGAACAATTGAGATATATGACTCAGTAGGTAATGTCGTTCGTAATGTCAGCATAAGTGATATTAAATCTGGTGTAAATCAATTTAGATGGGATGGTTTAAGCAATAGCGGAGAACCAACACTTCCAGGTGAATATTTAGTAAAAGCTAAATATATAGATGCTAATGGCGGCAATAGAGAGACTGTTTTAGGTCAGTATCCAGTCGAAGCTGTTAAATTTGAAAAAGGCGTAGCATATATCAAAGTTGCTGGTGAGTTTGTAGCGATGGATCAAGTTAGAGAATTTACTGAATCAATTGTACATAATACAGTAAATTCAAATCAAACTAATTCAAGCAATAAAGAAGAAGAATCAGAAGATGAAGATCTAAGTGATAAACCACAAGATGCTAAAGATAAATTAGCTAAAGATGAGAGTCAAAAAGATGAGGTAGTTAAGTCATGATGATAGGATTTTATAATGGCGTAAGTGGTGTAAAGACTGCTGAATTTGGTCATAGTACTATTGGAAATGATATCTCAAATATTAATACAGTTGGCTATAAAAGATCTACAGCAGAGTTTAAAAGTCTATTTTATAGTACTTTAGCAAGTGCATCTAGCTCGCCGGTAAATTCGCAAATCGGACTAGGCTCGACCAAGATGGCTACATCTTTGAATTTCACTCAAGGGAACCTTCAACCTACTGATAATGTTTTTGATATGGCAATTGATGGCGATGGATTTTTTGGGTTAATGGGTGCTAATGGCGAGCAGTATTTTACTAGAAATGGTGAATTTACCAAAGATAGCGATGGAAATTTAGTAAATAGAAGCGGTATGTATCTACTAGGTACAGTCGCTCCGCTAAGTAGCGCAACATTAGGAGAGAGTGCATTAAATAAACTAGGAGTAACAGGTGGAAATGTTGAGGCTTATAGTATCCCAATTGGCGATAGTATTAAGCTAGGTAGCGTAGACTCTCAAGGTAAAATTCAGCTCCCAGATATACTATATACACCATCGTCGCCAACAACACAGGTAAGCTACTCAGGCTATTTAAATTCAACTATTTATACTGAGCCTCGTAGTGTAGAGCTTACTAGTGAGAGTTTTGCAGTTGAAGCTAATAAAGATACTAATAAAATCACTATTACTGGCGATTTAAATTTAACTCCAGAGATCCATCATCCAAATAAAGCTAATAACGAGGTAATGATCACTATCACAGATGCAAAAGGTCAAAGTGTACAAATAAA is a genomic window of Campylobacter devanensis containing:
- the typA gene encoding translational GTPase TypA, whose translation is MENIRNIAVIAHVDHGKTTMVDELLKQSGTFTEHQNIGERVMDSNDIERERGITILSKNTAIRYKDYKINIIDTPGHADFGGEVERVLKMVDGVLLLVDAQEGVMPQTKFVVKKALSLGLRPIVVVNKIDKPAGDPDRVINEIFDLFVALDANDEQLEFPIVYAAAKNGYAKHKLEDENTDMEPLFETIINHVPAPSGKDENPLQLQVFTLDYDNYVGKIGIARIFNGTISKNQNVMLAKADGSKTTGRISKLIGFLGLERTDIDTASSGDIVAIAGFDALDVGDSVVDPNSPMPLDPLHIEEPTLSVVFSVNDGPLSGTEGKYVTSNKLDERLESEMKTNIAMKYENIGEGKFKVSGRGELQITILAENMRREGFEFCLGRPEVIIKEIDGVKCEPFELLVIDAPDDCTGAVIEKLGKRKAEMVSMNPTGDGQTRIEFEIPARGLIGFRSQFLTDTKGEGVMNHSFLEFRPLTGTVEHRSNGALVSMENGVALAYSLFNLQDRGVLFCDPQTKVYVGMIIGEHSRPNDLDVNPIKGKNLTNVRASGSDDAIKLVPPRKLSLERALEWIEEDELVEVTPINIRVRKRYLDPTVRKRMAKK
- a CDS encoding flagellar hook-length control protein FliK — translated: MQGLNEALLSSSNSTQVQSKPVKTEQNEGNDSFYKMIENSVKEYEDSKASQNSQENNQSKSQEQSTNQTTQGSSTNSSDKTAQNSNQTNSAKTDSSQSDKMVQNSTSNSAQSSQNTDEIMLENADFITLLSLLEASDGSTKTGANLLSSSLNKFLATEQNIKELKGAKNLQELLNLSEKFGLGLSKIKISKDGLEALKNEFKNLNAKGFFNQITALNQAIDLNVITKKDIEKALQKTQKDDKSVLSKLMQGQSVELSDDINSVKKLHPEAKIDTQKITQKLAQTAEQKLNQPFELNKEIKDTKTTTTTTPNATKSQSISSIDDYLANIMQRAMKESSEQSAKAAMAATTDLASSSVETSLSEQTTQGIEPTSQTNSQVKDIVNSAKLNAKELNLRQVFDNFTTQLQEKISEYKPPITRFHLTLNPGNLGEVEITLINRGSNLHINFNSNNQTMQLFMQNQAEFRTSLVNMGFSELSMSFNDNANKEQSQGQNKKAKFVSEDSELTEIAQNEESVLEVILPKYF
- a CDS encoding flagellar basal body rod modification protein, with translation MATSINQTPQFTTDIWAANEAAQKASNVTGGVNPNSQLDKDAFLKLLLVELQHQDPTEPMDSAKMLEQTSQLATVEMQEKTNQVMSQLSAQMQASASLNAMSALGKMANLANSVAKDTPSSQVDFSLFFPVDAVSGTIEIYDSVGNVVRNVSISDIKSGVNQFRWDGLSNSGEPTLPGEYLVKAKYIDANGGNRETVLGQYPVEAVKFEKGVAYIKVAGEFVAMDQVREFTESIVHNTVNSNQTNSSNKEEESEDEDLSDKPQDAKDKLAKDESQKDEVVKS